In Haloterrigena turkmenica DSM 5511, a single genomic region encodes these proteins:
- a CDS encoding tetratricopeptide repeat protein, producing MTDREGDREGDHRFSDGEGFDDAYEEFDLDPPELAVDPGKVDPIDSRVVTDTLDDQNIATDDVDATELLDVGLNYMQINRYEQATDAFERTAQFAEDERLEQEAWVNKGVAHAELEEYDAAIGAHREAINIDDSSEHAATAETNLAYALWEFGETSQALDHAERAVEIDDRFAEGWYNRAFFLSERGLAEEALHCIDNAIRLGMRNSKVLEEKAEILEELGEYDEAEEIADEAIEMRERAEQRVMEERKEMQGESLGGPQSQSQPQRGQGRQGGFDIADPGQASDRDEEDWRLE from the coding sequence ATGACTGACCGAGAAGGCGATCGCGAGGGCGATCACCGATTCTCCGACGGCGAGGGATTCGACGACGCCTACGAGGAGTTCGATCTGGACCCGCCGGAACTGGCCGTCGACCCGGGGAAGGTCGACCCCATCGACTCGCGAGTCGTCACCGACACCCTCGACGATCAGAACATCGCCACGGACGACGTCGACGCCACGGAGTTGCTCGACGTCGGGCTGAACTACATGCAGATCAACCGCTACGAACAGGCCACCGACGCCTTCGAGCGGACCGCCCAGTTCGCCGAGGACGAGCGCTTAGAGCAGGAGGCGTGGGTGAACAAAGGCGTCGCCCACGCCGAACTCGAGGAGTACGACGCGGCGATCGGCGCCCACCGCGAGGCCATCAACATCGACGACTCGAGCGAGCACGCGGCGACCGCCGAAACCAACCTCGCGTACGCGCTCTGGGAGTTCGGCGAGACCTCCCAGGCCTTAGACCACGCCGAGCGGGCCGTCGAGATCGACGACCGGTTCGCCGAGGGGTGGTACAACCGCGCGTTCTTCCTCTCGGAACGCGGACTGGCCGAGGAGGCCTTACACTGCATCGACAACGCCATTCGGCTGGGTATGCGCAACTCGAAAGTCCTTGAGGAAAAGGCCGAGATCCTCGAGGAACTCGGCGAGTACGACGAGGCCGAGGAGATCGCCGACGAGGCCATCGAGATGCGCGAGCGCGCCGAACAGCGCGTGATGGAAGAGCGCAAGGAGATGCAAGGCGAGTCACTCGGCGGTCCCCAGTCCCAATCTCAGCCCCAGCGCGGACAGGGCCGACAGGGCGGGTTCGACATCGCCGATCCCGGTCAGGCGTCCGACCGCGACGAGGAAGACTGGCGGCTCGAGTAA
- a CDS encoding 50S ribosomal protein L39e: MGKKSKGKKKRLAKLENQNSRVPAWVMMKTDMEVQRNPKRRNWRRNDTDE, from the coding sequence ATGGGTAAGAAATCGAAGGGCAAGAAGAAGCGTCTTGCCAAACTCGAGAACCAGAACAGCCGCGTGCCGGCCTGGGTCATGATGAAGACTGACATGGAAGTCCAGCGCAACCCCAAGCGACGCAACTGGCGGCGCAACGACACTGACGAGTAA
- a CDS encoding twin-arginine translocation signal domain-containing protein, which yields MSPLNRPQSTATPSASADRSRTDRVLSRRTFIAAGSATALASLAGCSAVADFLADMALQEVNVFNGADESVSGTIEVVDPDGETVLEETFDLDAEPEDDGSDENTEATAQYDDVWTDAGDYEVTVALDDPLEEGTDDSSDESGNETNETNESDSTPVEELANESDDGESTPVENGGGETDDANETDGNETDSDDPSQSGPSKTDTVSIDDTDEQSLVIGIAQEEPADLISYHVIEDFSDLEDEFE from the coding sequence ATGTCCCCGCTAAATCGACCCCAATCGACAGCGACGCCCTCCGCGTCGGCGGACCGCTCCCGAACCGACCGCGTCCTCTCCCGGCGCACGTTCATCGCCGCCGGGAGCGCGACGGCACTGGCCTCGCTCGCCGGCTGTTCGGCGGTTGCCGACTTCCTCGCCGACATGGCGCTCCAAGAGGTGAACGTCTTCAACGGCGCCGACGAGTCGGTCAGCGGAACGATCGAGGTCGTCGACCCCGACGGCGAGACCGTCCTCGAGGAGACATTCGATCTCGATGCGGAACCCGAGGACGACGGGTCCGACGAGAACACCGAGGCGACGGCCCAGTACGACGACGTCTGGACCGACGCCGGCGACTACGAGGTCACGGTCGCGCTCGACGACCCCCTGGAGGAGGGAACTGACGACTCGAGCGACGAGTCCGGAAACGAGACGAACGAGACGAACGAATCCGACTCGACGCCCGTCGAGGAGTTGGCGAACGAGTCTGACGACGGAGAATCGACGCCCGTCGAGAACGGTGGCGGCGAGACCGACGACGCCAACGAAACTGACGGGAACGAGACCGACTCCGACGACCCGTCACAGAGCGGACCGAGCAAGACCGACACCGTGTCGATCGACGACACCGACGAGCAGAGCCTCGTGATCGGCATCGCGCAGGAGGAGCCGGCCGACCTGATCAGCTACCACGTTATCGAGGACTTCAGCGACCTCGAGGACGAGTTCGAGTGA
- a CDS encoding ABC transporter ATP-binding protein, which translates to MTAITVENVSKRYGTVTALDRVDLTVDEGEVFGFLGPNGAGKSTLINVFLDFAQPDDGRAAIFGHDCQAESVEAKSRMGVLPDGYTVYDRLTGRQHLEYAIEAKEADVEPMAVLDRVGIRDAADQPAGGYSKGMAQRLVLGMALVGEPDLLVLDEPTSGLDPHGIKQIRTVIREERERGATVFFSSHILEQVEAVCDRVGILYDGELVATDTIEGLRDSVGGTTKLLITVDRAESDVLERVESLAGVERAWPNPEANRVEVTCSNDAKMDVLITLNEAGVDIENFRTEEASLEEMFVEYTSGAS; encoded by the coding sequence ATGACTGCAATAACGGTCGAGAACGTGTCGAAGCGGTACGGTACCGTGACGGCGCTCGACCGCGTCGATCTGACGGTCGACGAGGGCGAGGTCTTCGGCTTCCTCGGACCGAACGGCGCGGGCAAGTCGACGCTGATCAACGTGTTCCTCGACTTCGCTCAGCCGGATGACGGACGAGCGGCGATCTTCGGTCATGACTGTCAGGCGGAGTCCGTCGAGGCCAAGTCCCGGATGGGCGTCCTCCCGGACGGCTACACCGTCTACGACCGACTGACCGGACGACAACACCTCGAGTACGCGATCGAGGCCAAGGAGGCCGACGTCGAACCGATGGCCGTTCTCGACCGGGTCGGCATCCGCGACGCGGCCGATCAGCCGGCCGGCGGCTACTCGAAGGGGATGGCCCAGCGGCTCGTTCTCGGCATGGCGCTGGTCGGCGAACCCGACCTACTCGTCCTTGACGAGCCTACCAGCGGGCTCGACCCCCACGGGATCAAGCAGATCCGAACGGTCATCCGCGAGGAACGCGAGCGCGGCGCGACCGTCTTTTTCTCGAGTCACATCTTAGAACAGGTCGAGGCGGTCTGTGACCGCGTCGGTATCCTCTACGACGGCGAACTCGTCGCGACGGACACGATCGAGGGGCTGCGCGACTCTGTCGGCGGCACGACGAAGCTGTTGATCACGGTCGACCGCGCCGAATCGGACGTCCTCGAGCGGGTCGAATCGCTCGCGGGCGTCGAGCGCGCCTGGCCGAACCCGGAGGCCAACCGAGTCGAGGTGACCTGCTCGAACGACGCCAAGATGGACGTGCTGATCACGCTCAATGAGGCCGGCGTCGACATCGAGAACTTCCGAACCGAGGAGGCGTCGCTCGAGGAGATGTTCGTCGAGTACACGAGCGGAGCGAGCTAA
- a CDS encoding translation initiation factor IF-6 → MQRLAFAGSAYVGVFARATDSCVLVRPDVDDDVVADLTDELEVPAVQTTVGGSSTVGALATGNENGLLVSARVLEYEREALEEAVDLPVAELPGNINAAGNVVLANDYGAYVHPDLPRETVQIVKDTLEVPVERGDLAGVRTVGTAAVATNSGVLCHPKATDEELDVLEETLDVRADVGTVNYGAPLVGSGLIANESGYVVGEDTTGPELGRIEDALGYLE, encoded by the coding sequence TTGCAACGCCTCGCCTTCGCCGGGTCGGCGTACGTCGGCGTCTTCGCCCGCGCGACCGACTCGTGCGTGCTCGTTCGCCCGGACGTCGACGATGACGTCGTCGCCGACCTGACCGACGAACTCGAGGTACCCGCAGTGCAGACCACCGTCGGCGGTTCCTCGACGGTCGGCGCCCTAGCCACGGGTAACGAGAACGGGCTGCTCGTCAGTGCCCGCGTCCTCGAGTACGAGCGCGAGGCGCTCGAGGAGGCGGTCGATCTGCCCGTCGCGGAACTGCCGGGGAACATCAACGCCGCCGGAAACGTCGTGCTCGCCAACGATTACGGCGCGTACGTCCACCCCGATCTCCCGCGGGAGACGGTCCAGATCGTGAAAGACACCCTCGAGGTCCCCGTCGAACGCGGCGACCTCGCGGGCGTTCGCACGGTCGGGACCGCCGCGGTCGCGACGAACTCCGGGGTGCTCTGTCACCCCAAGGCGACCGACGAGGAACTGGACGTCTTAGAGGAGACCCTGGACGTCCGTGCCGACGTCGGCACCGTCAACTACGGTGCGCCGCTGGTCGGCTCGGGGCTGATCGCCAACGAGTCCGGCTACGTCGTCGGCGAGGACACCACCGGACCGGAGCTGGGCCGGATCGAGGACGCGCTCGGCTATCTCGAGTAG
- a CDS encoding ABC transporter permease: MSWTTIARREYAATGDSRAIRWLLALLAGACILSGYLYPVLGSEPYTTKAFVGFGFLTGSIDYLLPLIGVFLGYGAIVTERTSGQLTLLLSLPYSRRDLVVGKLVGRSLAFATTLVAALAVAGALVAYPFGSLSLGWYLAFVALTVLYGVIFTGIATAVSILTRSKHLATAGSFGAYGLFVPVWGAARSALRYGLESIGLIDGALPDPALFLFGLNPVTLYDRLVAGFFVDGGASAYAESNAWYLSEWLALPLFLAWVVVPVALGHLRFRNTDL, translated from the coding sequence ATGTCGTGGACGACGATTGCGCGCCGGGAGTACGCGGCGACCGGCGACTCTCGAGCGATCCGCTGGTTGCTGGCGCTGCTCGCCGGCGCCTGCATCCTGAGCGGGTATCTGTATCCGGTTCTCGGCAGCGAGCCCTACACCACGAAAGCGTTCGTCGGCTTCGGCTTCCTGACCGGGAGCATCGATTACCTCCTGCCGCTGATCGGCGTCTTTCTCGGCTACGGCGCGATCGTCACCGAGCGGACGTCCGGTCAGTTGACGCTGCTGCTGTCGCTGCCGTACAGCCGCCGCGATCTCGTCGTCGGCAAACTTGTCGGCCGCTCGCTCGCGTTCGCGACGACGCTCGTCGCCGCGCTGGCCGTCGCCGGCGCGCTCGTGGCCTACCCCTTCGGCTCGCTCTCGTTGGGCTGGTATCTGGCCTTCGTCGCGCTGACCGTCCTCTACGGCGTGATCTTCACCGGGATCGCGACCGCGGTCTCGATACTCACGCGATCGAAACACCTCGCGACCGCCGGCTCGTTCGGCGCGTACGGGCTGTTCGTCCCCGTCTGGGGCGCTGCTCGGTCGGCCCTGCGGTACGGCCTCGAGTCGATCGGACTGATCGACGGCGCGTTACCCGATCCCGCGTTGTTCCTGTTCGGACTGAATCCGGTAACGCTGTACGATCGGTTGGTGGCCGGGTTCTTCGTCGACGGCGGCGCCAGCGCCTACGCCGAATCGAACGCCTGGTACTTGAGCGAGTGGCTCGCACTCCCGTTGTTTCTCGCTTGGGTCGTCGTCCCCGTCGCGCTCGGCCACCTACGATTTCGCAACACCGACCTATGA
- the thpR gene encoding RNA 2',3'-cyclic phosphodiesterase, with translation MRLFVSVDLPDDLAAPVADLQDEFADAGGLNFTDPEQAHLTLKFLGDVDEDRVPALERELEAAVADADVDHFTVRYGGLGVFPSLDYISVVWLGTETGGEELTRLHEAIEERTTAMGFEPESHDFTPHVTLARMEHAGSKDRVQELVRERDPTIGETTVEEIRLTESTLTDSGPVYSTVESFPLE, from the coding sequence ATGCGACTGTTCGTCAGCGTCGACCTCCCGGACGACCTCGCAGCGCCGGTCGCCGACCTGCAGGACGAGTTCGCAGACGCCGGCGGCCTCAACTTCACCGATCCCGAACAGGCTCATCTCACGCTGAAGTTCCTCGGCGACGTGGACGAGGATCGCGTGCCCGCCCTCGAGCGGGAGCTCGAGGCCGCGGTCGCCGACGCCGACGTCGACCACTTCACGGTCCGCTACGGCGGCCTCGGCGTCTTCCCGAGCCTCGACTACATCAGCGTGGTCTGGCTCGGCACCGAGACCGGCGGCGAGGAACTCACGCGGCTCCACGAGGCGATCGAGGAGCGAACGACGGCGATGGGGTTCGAGCCGGAGTCCCACGACTTCACGCCCCACGTCACGCTCGCGCGGATGGAACACGCCGGCAGCAAGGACCGCGTTCAGGAACTCGTCCGCGAGCGCGATCCGACGATCGGCGAGACGACGGTCGAGGAGATCCGCCTGACCGAGAGCACGCTCACCGACTCGGGGCCGGTGTACTCGACGGTCGAGTCGTTTCCCCTCGAGTAG
- a CDS encoding 50S ribosomal protein L31e: MSASDFEERVVTVPLRDVKKGANHEAADYAMRLVREHLAKHFAVDEDAIRLDPSINEEVWSNGRSNPPRKLRVRAARFDEEGEAVVEAEVAD, encoded by the coding sequence ATGAGTGCAAGTGATTTCGAGGAACGCGTCGTTACCGTTCCGCTGCGCGACGTCAAGAAGGGGGCCAACCACGAGGCCGCCGACTACGCGATGCGACTGGTCCGCGAACACCTCGCGAAACACTTCGCGGTCGACGAGGACGCCATCCGCCTGGACCCCTCGATCAACGAGGAAGTCTGGTCGAACGGTCGCTCCAACCCGCCGCGAAAGCTGCGCGTTCGCGCGGCCCGCTTCGACGAAGAGGGTGAGGCCGTCGTCGAGGCCGAGGTCGCCGACTAA
- a CDS encoding ABC transporter permease gives MNWQPTARKDFRDSIRSRTICVLIAVLVGLFVLGSAVFGPESGAFPAFVETAFGNVYGLVPLIGIVVGYKAVLYERESGSLVLALSLPQSRRDFVAGKLVGRSLVLGLPLVAGLVVAGAVAAAQYESVAPLSYLTFVGATLLYGVAFVSIALACSMSFATDRQVLVRAIGLYVALDRAWIWLVDTIVAVLFRFNTPSPIPDWAVALQLASPSEAYRHLVAVRFEFDSAQAHLAAEVPSLVNSWTALIVLAGWILGPVAIGYLRFRDTDL, from the coding sequence ATGAACTGGCAGCCGACCGCACGGAAGGACTTCCGGGATTCGATCCGCTCGCGGACGATCTGTGTCCTGATCGCGGTGCTCGTCGGCCTGTTCGTCCTCGGGAGCGCGGTCTTCGGTCCGGAGTCCGGAGCGTTCCCGGCGTTCGTCGAGACGGCGTTCGGGAACGTCTACGGGCTGGTGCCGCTGATCGGCATCGTGGTGGGCTACAAGGCCGTACTGTACGAGCGCGAATCGGGGAGTCTCGTCCTCGCGCTGTCGCTCCCGCAGTCGCGTCGGGACTTCGTCGCCGGCAAACTCGTCGGGCGCTCGCTCGTGCTCGGGCTCCCGCTGGTCGCTGGCCTGGTCGTCGCCGGCGCCGTCGCGGCCGCACAGTACGAGTCCGTGGCGCCGCTGTCGTATCTGACCTTCGTCGGCGCGACCCTGCTGTACGGCGTCGCGTTCGTTTCGATCGCGCTCGCCTGCTCGATGAGCTTCGCGACCGATCGACAGGTTCTCGTCAGGGCGATCGGCCTCTACGTCGCGCTCGATCGGGCCTGGATCTGGCTGGTGGATACGATCGTGGCGGTTCTGTTCCGCTTCAACACCCCTTCGCCGATCCCCGACTGGGCGGTGGCCCTCCAGTTGGCGTCGCCGAGCGAAGCGTACCGACACCTCGTCGCCGTGCGCTTCGAGTTCGATTCCGCGCAGGCCCACCTCGCCGCGGAGGTGCCGTCGCTCGTCAACTCCTGGACCGCGCTGATCGTTCTGGCGGGCTGGATCCTCGGTCCCGTCGCGATCGGCTATCTCCGCTTCAGGGACACCGATCTCTGA
- the ftsY gene encoding signal recognition particle-docking protein FtsY, whose amino-acid sequence MFDNLKEKLGSFRKDAEEAAEENVEEVDEDELEEADVEELEAESESAAGEDDATTPDAPDTTGEPVDEPEGDLEAETAAPDETTAGAEPETDEPEPASTSAATETADAAETAGAASTDDPSAAEPEPEAESEPDSEPETETESEADEEESSGLDLKGIIKRGSEADEQTDETEDEPAADVEPADGAESELEAETAAGAETASAETADAVEADALEDEEEDADAEADADEESSSTGFGTKARSLVKGKFVIEEEDLEAPLHELEMALLSSDVEMGVTDEILDNLRDELIGETRSFTTSTGDVIEEALRDAIYDVISVGQFDFDERIAAAEKPVTIVFTGVNGVGKTTSIAKLSRYFEERGYSTVMANGDTYRAGANEQIEQHAEALGTKLITHEQGGDPAAVLYDGVEYAEANDIDVVLGDTAGRLHTNEGLMDQLEKIDRVVGPDMTLFVDEAVAGQDAVNRAREFNEAAEIDGAILTKADADSNGGAAISIAHVTGKPILFLGVGQGYDDLEPFDPEEMVDRLLEDDE is encoded by the coding sequence ATGTTTGACAACCTGAAGGAGAAACTCGGGAGCTTCCGGAAAGACGCCGAAGAAGCCGCCGAAGAGAACGTCGAGGAGGTCGACGAGGACGAACTCGAGGAGGCAGACGTCGAGGAGCTCGAGGCCGAGTCCGAGTCGGCGGCCGGCGAGGACGACGCGACGACTCCGGACGCTCCTGATACCACCGGTGAGCCAGTCGACGAGCCCGAGGGCGACCTCGAGGCCGAGACGGCGGCGCCGGACGAGACGACGGCTGGCGCCGAACCGGAGACCGACGAGCCGGAGCCCGCGTCAACTTCCGCTGCGACTGAAACGGCCGACGCGGCCGAGACAGCCGGCGCGGCGTCGACGGACGACCCGTCGGCTGCGGAGCCAGAGCCGGAGGCCGAATCTGAACCCGACTCCGAACCCGAGACTGAGACCGAGTCCGAAGCCGACGAGGAGGAGAGCTCCGGACTCGACCTCAAGGGAATCATCAAACGGGGCAGCGAGGCCGACGAGCAAACGGACGAGACCGAGGACGAACCGGCTGCCGACGTCGAGCCGGCCGACGGCGCCGAGAGCGAACTCGAGGCCGAGACGGCTGCCGGCGCTGAGACGGCCAGCGCTGAGACGGCCGACGCAGTCGAGGCCGACGCGCTCGAGGACGAGGAGGAAGACGCGGACGCGGAAGCCGACGCCGACGAGGAGTCGTCCTCGACCGGGTTCGGTACCAAGGCCCGCTCGCTCGTCAAGGGGAAGTTCGTCATCGAGGAGGAAGACCTCGAGGCCCCCCTGCACGAACTCGAGATGGCGTTGCTCTCGAGCGACGTGGAGATGGGCGTCACCGATGAGATCCTCGACAACCTGCGCGACGAACTGATCGGGGAAACCCGGTCGTTCACGACTTCGACGGGCGATGTGATCGAGGAGGCGCTGCGCGACGCGATCTACGACGTGATCAGCGTCGGCCAGTTCGATTTCGACGAGCGCATCGCCGCCGCGGAGAAGCCGGTCACAATCGTCTTCACCGGCGTCAACGGCGTCGGGAAAACGACGTCGATCGCGAAGCTGAGCCGCTACTTCGAGGAGCGGGGCTACTCGACGGTGATGGCCAACGGCGACACCTACCGCGCCGGGGCCAACGAGCAGATCGAGCAACACGCCGAGGCGCTCGGTACGAAACTCATCACCCACGAACAGGGCGGCGACCCCGCCGCCGTGCTCTACGACGGGGTCGAGTACGCCGAGGCCAACGACATCGACGTCGTGCTCGGCGACACCGCGGGTCGACTCCACACCAACGAGGGGCTGATGGATCAACTCGAGAAGATCGATCGCGTCGTCGGTCCGGATATGACGCTGTTCGTCGACGAGGCTGTCGCCGGACAGGACGCCGTCAACCGCGCCCGCGAGTTCAACGAGGCCGCCGAGATCGACGGGGCGATCCTGACGAAAGCCGACGCCGACTCCAACGGCGGCGCGGCGATCTCGATCGCACACGTCACCGGGAAGCCGATCCTGTTCCTCGGCGTCGGTCAGGGGTACGACGACCTCGAACCGTTCGACCCCGAGGAGATGGTCGATCGCCTGCTCGAGGACGACGAATAG
- a CDS encoding aminotransferase class V-fold PLP-dependent enzyme, producing MSQQNLESLDVGAIRDEFPILEREFDGQQVVYLDNAATTQTPDPVVDAMSDYYRESNANIHRGIHHLSQEASIMYEEAHDRVAEFINADGREEVIFTKNTTEGENLIAYAWGLNELGPGDEIVLTEMEHHASLVTWQQIGKRTGADVKYIRIDEDQRLDMDHARELITDDTAIVSAVHVSNTLGTVNPVSELTDLAHEHDALSFIDGAQAVPNRPVDVKAIDADFYAFSGHKMAGPTGIGVLYGKQHLLEEMEPYLYGGGMIRKVTYEDSTWGDLPWKFEPGTPQIAEAVGLEAAIDWLEDIGMERIQAHEEEIARYAYERLESEEDVEIYGPEPGPDRGGLVSFNVEGVHAHDLASIMNDHTIAVRAGDHCTQPLHDKLGVPASTRASFYVYNTREEVDKLVAALDDARQLFA from the coding sequence ATGAGTCAACAGAACCTCGAGTCGCTCGACGTCGGAGCGATTCGCGACGAGTTCCCCATCCTCGAGCGCGAGTTCGACGGCCAGCAGGTCGTCTACCTCGACAACGCGGCGACGACCCAGACTCCCGATCCGGTCGTCGACGCGATGAGCGACTACTACCGCGAGTCGAACGCGAACATCCACCGGGGTATTCACCACCTCAGTCAGGAGGCCTCCATCATGTACGAGGAGGCCCACGACCGCGTCGCGGAGTTCATCAACGCCGACGGCCGCGAGGAGGTCATCTTCACCAAGAACACGACTGAGGGCGAGAACCTCATCGCCTACGCGTGGGGCCTGAACGAACTCGGCCCCGGCGACGAGATCGTCCTCACGGAGATGGAACACCACGCCTCGCTGGTCACGTGGCAACAGATCGGCAAGCGAACCGGCGCCGACGTGAAGTACATCCGGATCGACGAGGACCAGCGCCTCGACATGGACCACGCCCGCGAACTGATCACCGACGACACCGCCATCGTCTCGGCGGTCCACGTCTCGAACACGCTGGGCACGGTCAACCCCGTCTCCGAACTCACGGATCTCGCCCACGAGCACGATGCGCTCTCCTTCATCGACGGCGCGCAGGCAGTCCCTAACCGCCCCGTCGACGTCAAGGCCATCGACGCCGACTTCTACGCCTTCTCCGGCCACAAGATGGCCGGCCCCACCGGGATCGGCGTCCTCTACGGCAAGCAGCACCTCCTCGAGGAGATGGAGCCGTACCTCTACGGCGGCGGCATGATCCGGAAGGTCACCTACGAGGACTCCACGTGGGGCGACCTCCCCTGGAAGTTCGAACCCGGAACGCCCCAGATCGCCGAGGCCGTCGGCCTCGAGGCCGCCATCGACTGGCTCGAGGACATCGGCATGGAGCGCATTCAGGCCCACGAGGAGGAGATCGCCCGCTACGCTTACGAGCGACTCGAGAGCGAGGAGGACGTCGAGATCTACGGCCCAGAGCCGGGCCCCGACCGTGGCGGTCTCGTCAGCTTCAACGTCGAGGGCGTCCACGCCCACGACCTGGCCTCGATCATGAACGACCACACGATCGCGGTCCGGGCCGGCGACCACTGTACCCAGCCGCTCCACGACAAGCTCGGCGTGCCGGCCTCGACTCGAGCGTCGTTCTACGTCTACAACACGCGAGAGGAAGTCGACAAGTTGGTCGCGGCGCTCGACGACGCGCGACAGCTGTTCGCGTAA
- the pfdA gene encoding prefoldin subunit alpha, whose product MSQQQLQQLSQELQEIEEQIEALEQSVEGVQQQKTETDEAIEALETLDTDSTVQVPIGGGAYLRATIEDIDEVIVELGADYAAELEEDDAVDALESKKENLDDRIDEINSEIAELETESEELEQQAQQLQQQAMQQQMQQMGQGQQPDE is encoded by the coding sequence ATGAGTCAACAACAACTACAGCAGCTGTCCCAGGAGCTACAGGAGATCGAAGAACAGATCGAGGCACTCGAACAGAGCGTCGAGGGCGTCCAGCAACAGAAAACCGAGACCGACGAGGCCATCGAGGCCCTCGAGACGCTGGATACGGACTCGACGGTACAGGTCCCCATCGGCGGCGGTGCCTACCTTCGAGCCACCATCGAGGACATCGACGAAGTGATCGTCGAACTCGGCGCCGACTACGCCGCGGAACTCGAGGAGGACGACGCCGTCGACGCCCTCGAGAGCAAGAAGGAGAACCTCGACGACCGGATCGACGAGATCAACAGCGAGATCGCCGAACTCGAGACCGAGAGCGAGGAGCTCGAGCAGCAGGCTCAGCAGCTTCAGCAGCAGGCGATGCAACAGCAGATGCAGCAGATGGGCCAGGGCCAACAGCCCGACGAGTAA
- a CDS encoding DUF424 domain-containing protein, protein MLVTERQTQEGLLVAVCDEDVLGETFESDDISLTVTEEFYGGEAVDESAVVDSLSRAAVANLVGTRAVELAIEEGFVDEANVLEVGSTLHAQLLRMQQF, encoded by the coding sequence ATGCTCGTCACCGAACGACAGACCCAGGAGGGATTGCTCGTGGCGGTCTGCGACGAGGACGTCCTCGGCGAGACCTTCGAGAGCGACGACATCTCGCTGACCGTCACCGAGGAGTTCTACGGCGGCGAGGCGGTCGACGAGAGCGCCGTCGTCGACAGCCTCTCGCGGGCAGCCGTCGCGAACCTCGTCGGCACGCGCGCCGTCGAACTCGCCATCGAAGAGGGGTTCGTCGATGAGGCGAACGTTCTCGAGGTCGGCTCGACGCTGCACGCGCAGTTACTGCGGATGCAGCAGTTCTGA